The sequence TTTGTATTGCATCTTCCACTCCGCTGTGAAAGAGCTGGAGAAAGAAGCTGCTGCAGTGAATGGCTCTATATAATTACTTGCCCCGCCCTCCTTTGTTGTGATCACTCGTCACATGATTTGAGTGTGACGTTTCGTAGCAATCGCAGTTGCGCCGATTGAGGTATGCGGATATGGGCTGGTGGGAGTGAGTTTATCTTTGGGCTTCAGCCTGATTCCAAAGTATAATCATGGATCGGTAAGTAAATATTTTTGGTAATGTCTGATAATCTATTAATTAGGTTTTGAGAAGTTATCAATAGCCTACGTTCCAATAGTTGGTTTAGTCTGCTTGGTTTAAAACTCAGGGTCTGACTACATGTTTGAATTATAATTTAGCCCTGCATAAGTACACCCCACGCAGTCGATTGGTGACGGGTGTTGAAGTGCTTTGACATATGCCTCATGACACGTTGCATACAAGGTTCAGTTGTTTAGGAGTcgacaaaaaatgtatttgtctacGTTATATACTTTACAAATAGCGCAGATACCTCAGTGCCaataataaaaactgcatttttaaaaacggGCATTTGAACAGTAAATGCAACCATAAATCGACATGCCCAATGAAGAAATCTGGAATTCACGATTAAACGCCTGCAGGACGTGGAAGTTGAGTTAACGTTACTGCCTTGCTACTGAGCGCTttgaaatctaataataataataataataaataataataataataataataataataaaaagtcagacacacagatacacattttcatttatcaGTATTTGATCTCAGTGTTGATTTGAGGTAAAAAGTTAAAACTCGGGTATAATGTTAGAGTAGACACGTATGTAGTTGTGTTTCATTGTATTGATAGAGATGGTGGGAACGCTGCTTGTGTTCTTGATGCTACATAAATTGCGGACAGGAATTACAGGATAGTAAACAAAACGTGTCTAACAAATGCAGCGATTTATACAGCGCCAAATATGTAACACGTGCATTATAgtgaattttgtttgtttttcggtAGAACATATTTTTCCTAAAGAGCATGTGCAAGCAGAAATTAATCAACCCCTTCTAACGTTACACTATACATCgagaaataaaacataacacaaaactaCTTTGTTTACAACTACTCAACAAATTCATCTTTTTGCACAAAAAACATCTTCAGTATTAAATTGTGCCGTAAAAATATACATTGGACCAAGTTGGAATGGCTTCATATTTGCAGGTTGTGCTGCACAAATGGTATATCCAACCtggatgttgttgtttttttttgttgttgtctggcCCGCTTGTACTTTGTTCAAGTCTTCACAATTTACTTCTAGTTTTCCATCTCCAACAGAGAAATCAATTCAACTGGAAGGGATAGAACACTTAAGAGCCAAACACTTGACTTCAGAGTACTTTTACAAATTCACTTGCCACTCTTTACAGTAGTCATGTGTAACTCCAAGTGACACAAAAGTCTACCACGCTGCAATAAGTAAATATAGCTATTCACTGCCTGTCTGGCATTTTGTGTCATAACCAGTgggattttctgttgaaaaaactaaGGTCCGAAATGAttaatttgcatatttttcatcaaactactgtGTATTTGGAGTACCgtatccttcaacaccattgtgaattgtttatatgcaaatttaccagaatgttggttgttctgcATTactggatcacaatattgttcagtaccatgttgaactagtttaaatcgctcaattgtgcattactgtaagcttaTTCGTTATTATTTTCATAATGGAAGAGGCATGTTtgacatcaatttttttttcttaatgtaaaatgtgtatgcagaaataaatataatctgacattaatgacactatgtaacacaatttttgttcctgggtagtaagtgttatttcctaattgcttatgcctcaaaagtatagaaaatggctattattccccacaaactttgcttttgtgaccaggacagtgatattttgaaatttacctatttccaatgagaaaacgggcgaatttgtgtcttttcgttcacataaagttagaaaaaaacaacatatgaatccaaattaacatgtatttatactaaagtaatacaaaaatgactacaaaagatttagaagtgagtagtttttcgagatttacgattatactgtaaatcactttcatgaatcagcccccaaatgtatctcccatcatgttcttgttatactgtccttggtagcggcgttcaaagtccagtatatcctggtggaagcactcgtcttgctcctccgagtacgctcccatgttctccttgaatttatcaagatgagcatcaaggatatggactttgagggacatcctacagcccattgtgccgtagttcttcaccagagtctcaaccagcacatagttttcggccttgtgattgcccaggaagccccgaaccactgcgacaaagctgttctaagccgctttctccttactagtgaactTCTTGGAGAAttaattgcactccaggatcttctttatctgtggtccgacgaaaacaccggctttgacctttgcctcagacagcttagggaagaagtcttgaaggtacttgaaggctgccgactccttatctagagctctgacaaattgtttcataaggcccaatttgatgtgcagtggtggcatcagcaccttccgggggtccaccagtggctcccacttgacgttgttcctccccacagagaactcggtccgctgtggccagtcctgcctgtggtagtgcgccttggtgtccctgctgtcccaaaggcaaagatagcagggaaacttggtaaaaacgccttggagacccatcaggaatgccaccattgcagcctcttgatgccatctcagaaaaatgcagatatgtatccacttaggcagctggaactaaactgaactggtgggcttaaagcccctgtatttatactactatttatattactggaaagttctagaaagttctagaagttactccaagtttactcagcactgaatctatctggaatgttctggaaaataggtaaatttcaaaatatcactgtcctggtcacgaaagcaaagtttgtgaggaataatagccattttctgtacttttgaggcataagcaattaggaaataacacttactacccaggaaccaaaaaaaaaaaaaaaaaaaaaaaaattgttacacggtgttattttgttaattgacaatttatatgcaggaataagtACATTCTTTGGTAAATCATAAGAGTaactggtaaatgtctgaaagGCAATCTATTTCATCTTCATTTctgacatttaccaccttatttggtaaaaGTTGACATTTACCGGTAACGCTTTAAGATTGACCAAATTCGGACCTTTTATCCTAACATCTCGATAGGCTGGATGTGGCATAGCCCTATTTTCAGAAGGTCCTGGAGTACCAAAATCATGGGCGTATAATTCAGTTCGAATTTAAGTAAAAACAATTTGGAACTGAATTAGAGTATTCAAGGCCTGACATGATggccttttgtgtttgtttcaggctGGCGCCGATGCGGCTGTACACTCTCTCCAAGCGACACTTTGTCcttgtttttgtcattttcttcatCTGCTTTGGGATAACAGTTTTCATTGGTATagcaggtaagaaaaaaaaaaagatgctcttTTATATTGTGACAAATTATAGACAATAAGCCTAAACTACAGGAATTATTATTGCCTTACACAGTAAGTGCTAAAGGTTGTTTCTGCTAAGGGCTGTGGTGCAACCCTTTGTGTGTTGTCAGTGCTAACCTTTGTTATCCAAAGGCAGTAATTACAGTGATGTCAGACCTGCCTCACATTTTAAAGTGTATCAATCTGAGTACTGCTGAATCAACTCTTGGTGGGTTTACAGTGAAGTGCATTTTTCAGAGATTGCATATCCTTGTCCTGGTTTCAGAGACGCTGAATAGAAACGTACCTTGGTAATTTGACAAGGCGTTTTATTACATGTTAAGGTTCTCATTAACATCCAGTTTCTAGTTGCTAAAAATTAgaagcatttttcattttttgaatgtAACGCATTCTTAACATGTACTGTGCCATTTTCAATTTTCTGTGCCTTTGGGGAAATGCTGCTGTCGACTTTGGTAGATAAGCAAAACATTTCCCGGTTTCAAACATGCAGACAGCTGTGCTTTAAAAAGttagtagcggggttccgaaaaatatgttataggtgttgctacaactgtttaaataacatacctgttttttttttttgtttgtttgtttttttttcattaacatcctgataactttttacacataactttgaagcctgtttcaaagctcttttcaaaatgtaccctaatgcactggggtttgagatctgtcctctaaatcactggaGGAAGAGcgattttgaaaaacaaaaaataaaaaacattacataacaagtgctctggcttttctgttccgtacaaCATCaaggattgttattgctgttttatCTGTTCGACAAGGTGGGCAGTAATCCTTTCACTatcggtgcactagagcggccatttcgaaaagagctttgaaacagattgtaAAGGTATGGTATGGTAGGTTTGTTACACATTACAACCACAAAGGGTTGTATCTGAAGTAGGCAAAAGGAAAGTATTTAGCAGTAAGCATCCTTTTTAGAATTCACACTTCTTGTATAGTACGCACATCTTGTGCCGTATTAAATgccttatattttttctttttaaattgttttcccCACAGGCCCTAAAATCATTGACAAGTCAACATTTAGTGGGTCCAAGCTGTCAATACTGAGCAACACTTCAAAGGTAGAACTACACCTTGTAGCTGTTTAGTAATGCCTTAAGCCTCACTGCAGTTGTGAATGAACTGTTATGAATAATGTCTTAAGTTATGtatgcttgtttttcttttagactgGTCCATTTCAGCTGACGTCGCCAGCATTGTCGACATATAATCAGCAGCTATGGCTGACTTGTCAAATAGAGCTGATTCAGGTTGATGGTAAGTGTTCTAATGTCTCACTGCTAGGGTAGAGTTCTCACTGTTGAGCCCTTGCATCTGATAGCGTGTCCTTTGAACAGTTATAGCTCCACAGTGGGACAGCAGTGGTTACTAAATGTAATTGTGTTCTCTGACTTCAGTAAACTAAACAGTACTGTTTACACTTAGCCACTTATCTTTGGTGCCAAATTCTCCAAGAAGCACAACCTGCAAAACTAACATTCATACATTGGTGAAAAAGGGGTCCCTATTTAGTAAGCAGTACAGCTTGTTCATATAAATGCTCTCAAGTTACTAAAAAGCAAGTAAATAATGCACTGAGTTAGTCTAGTGTCTGATATCTCTGAGTTTagattgaatgttttgttttagtaaactgAAAATTTACAGATGTGAACAGTGGAACCACTGCTTTTTCATCAGACAAGAATATTGTTTAATCAGAAAACTAATCAAACAGTACTAACTGTATGTCTCTCCTGCATTGTAGATATGGATTTTCATAAAGAGTTTGATATGAGCGTTGAGATAAAAGGTATAATACAGAATGCTAGTGTGATGCACATCCGTGACAACGTTTATAATCGTAGCAGGTTACTTCACTGTGGTGCTGTAAGTATTACACAAGCTTATCAaatctcaatgtttttttttttagttgaataAACCTGGTGCCCAACTTAATGcagcaaatcaaatacattttcttctgtGCAATTTTGTTACCAGTTATAGAACTATATTTAAAAGgtacattgtttatttatcagtttcCTTTGGGACTGAAAGAAAATCTGTATTCCTTTAAATAATTGTAGGAATGTAACATTCAGCTTTGCTTTGTACATTTTCAGAATTGTGAGGAAATCATTGTGGTACACCTTGGGTATCTAAATTATACAAGGTATCAGATAAACGTTAACTTAGCGAAACTCCAGACAATGAAATACGAAATTAAGGAGGTATATTTCACGGTaagtacagcattttaaaatatgtattttttggtgATGTCTATAAATGGGATTAAATACACATAAAACCCATTTGGAGACAAAGATTTCACTCAGGCAGGACAGTCAACCTGaggtaaagtttttatttttattttgaggttCTCAGGAATGTTGCTAAGTTGACTAAAATTGTATGAACTTGATAGGTACAGTACCTCAGAATTATTGGTTGTTACTGTAAATCCATCActgtttacaaaatgaaaacaattatttgtaaCTTGAAGCttaaaattatgaaaataaaatattttattaaatactttaaccTAAATGGCTAGTGTATattctgacattttaaaatgcagaagtgactgatcctttttttttttaaattcacattgCCCTTTTGAATTCATTGTTTATTCAACTTGCAGTGGAAGATGTACAATCCCTCATTTTCTCAAGTTGAAATTTGGTTTCGGTTTGTTTTCGTGGTCTTCACATTTATGGTCACAGTaagtatatatgtgtattttataaacaaaaaaacaaacagtggagccATTTTATTATTGGATTACTTGATCTCAAATATAGCAGCCATATTGGTCCAGCAATGTAATGCAGACAAAAGTGCAGATCTTGGAAAGTACATTCAAGTCTAGTACTAGCATTAGTGGTCTAGGGTGTTGGGATACACAGACACTTAAGCCACAAGGTTCTGTTATTGGCTTTTGTAGAGTGTCTGGTTTCAGTTTTTTGTAACCCTGAACGTGACACCATCTTTAAGGAAAGATCCTGGGTAGGAGCCCCCTGCCCAGCCCTGTCCTACTGACTGCAGCCCACAGCGGTCCTGCCTGCCAGATTGAGCCCAGTCTTATCCTCAGAGGCACAgcctaaacaaataaaaaaaatccagagtgatgtttaaaaaaaaaactatacataaatataattattattattattaataataataataataataataataataataatatgtgcacATCAATAAATCCAATAACCTAACTAAAAcctaaaaatgtgtgtttttgtttttttctttctgccttGCACACATTCTTTGCTGCAGTTGTATTTGGTAGCCTTGTAAGGACTGTACAGAGTTAAGAGCAACCCTGTAATGTCTTTCTTTCAGTGCTTGTTTGCGCACTCCCTCCGAAAGTTCTCCATGAGAGACTGGGGAATCGAACAGAAATGGATGTCTATCCTGTTACCACTGCTGCTGCTTTATAACGGTTAGCCACCACTCTTCTCATTTCAGGCTCGGAGTGTTGAATGTACACTTTTCTTTTGATATTGTCCTCGTTATGGAAACTGGGCTAAATGTGATAACGGTGCCCTTCACTTTTACCTGTAACTTAAGATGGATTACATAAAATGTGGTCATGTGCCAAATCTGCCACAGAAAATTCTCTTAATATTTGATACCCAAATTGTTCTCAATTAGATCAACCTGTTGTCCAGTAACATTTTTACCTCACTGTTGTAACCTTTAGGCCTAGGCCATATCAATGATGCAAACCACACACTCTTTACAGTTGCTGTTTTTACAGTTGGTACTGTTTTCTATGATTCTTTCAAACAAATTGCATTGTTGTTGTCCAGAAACCGCTGACTGTCTCACTGCTACATGCAGAACTTTTCCCTGTGATTTCTAAAGCTTGTATGTGTTTGTCTTAGATCCATTCTTCCCTCTCTCATTCCTGATGAACAGCTGGTTTCCAGGGATGCTGGATGATCTTTTCCAGGCTGTATTCCTGTGTGCCCTTTTACTATTCTGGCTCTGTGTCTACCACGGATTTCGGGTTCAGGTAAGGAAGATATTTGTACATCTCTGTCTCCTGAAGATCAGTGCCTGTGCTGGTAATACAGAATAACTGGTTAATCTGGTCTGCTTTAACCCTCAGATGTCAACCTCAAGGTAGTAAAGAAACTTTATTAAACCCCCATTCCTGATAATAAAGAAGAGAAGGTGCACATATTGATGCAGTACATGTTCACTTGAAGACCTTGATCGAAACAACCTGTGAAAATGTTTGTCTaacaagtttctttttagtactttTAATAGGTTTTACCATATAAATGAAACCAGTATGTCACTATCATTGATATGCAAGGTTTCCAACTTGTTTTACTATATCTCAACTTTCGTTTTAGGGAGAACGGAAGTGTTTAACATTCTATATGCCCAAGCTTTTTATTGTTGGCCTTCTTTGGTTATCTGCTGTAACACTAGGGATATGGCAAACGTAAGTAATATATTACctaataaagttttttttctttacctaattttatatgtgcagtgttcaaataattttgaatattctgttttaaaatttggAGCGTTTCATAGTAGAATATTTTACTTAATATACATAAACATggattacaatttaaataactcAAAATAGTTGCTGTGCTATCAAGTTTCTGTTTCTGGTTATTAAGATTGTTTTGGTATGTGTAAtcagtaatgttatatttttcacatattCATTTTACTTTCATGTTTGCAAACCAGTCTGTGCTGAAAGTTGTCTGCGCCAGTTTTCATGGAATTCAATACTGGTCTGGCTTGCCAAACATGTTTGCTCTGTAATCACTAGACCAGCTTGCTTCTATACTGACATCCTTATCAATCACTGCTGACTGAaggtgaataattatgcaagcatAATTGTGCTCTCCGCCCTGACTTCGTTGAGATAATTGACTGTTACAGTGCAGTAGGGGAATCTAATTAAGTAAGTCATGCACATGTGAGAGTGGTGTTCAGAAAATTTAGAGACTGTTTTAAACTATAAAGCACACATTTGAGGATATATTTTATAAGATtgcagttctttttatttttctcccatgTGTCTTTTAGAGTGAATGAGCTGCACGACCCAACCTACCAATTCAAAGTAGACACTGGCAATTTCCAGGTCAGTACTGACTATATATATT is a genomic window of Polyodon spathula isolate WHYD16114869_AA chromosome 6, ASM1765450v1, whole genome shotgun sequence containing:
- the LOC121316970 gene encoding transmembrane protein 181-like isoform X1, with product MDSEYPGFEIPLYTELKYFCKKAHEAYKQLKEDLTPDRDDRYYRLAPMRLYTLSKRHFVLVFVIFFICFGITVFIGIAGPKIIDKSTFSGSKLSILSNTSKTGPFQLTSPALSTYNQQLWLTCQIELIQVDDMDFHKEFDMSVEIKGIIQNASVMHIRDNVYNRSRLLHCGANCEEIIVVHLGYLNYTRYQINVNLAKLQTMKYEIKEVYFTWKMYNPSFSQVEIWFRFVFVVFTFMVTCLFAHSLRKFSMRDWGIEQKWMSILLPLLLLYNDPFFPLSFLMNSWFPGMLDDLFQAVFLCALLLFWLCVYHGFRVQGERKCLTFYMPKLFIVGLLWLSAVTLGIWQTVNELHDPTYQFKVDTGNFQGMKVFFLIVVSLYILYLIFLIVRACSELKNMPYIDLRLKFLTALTFVVLVISIAILYLRFGAKVLQDNFVSELSTNYQNSAEFLSFYGLLNFYLYTLAFVYSPSKNALYNSQLKDNPAFSMLNDSDDEVIYGSDYEEMPLQNGRAVKASTKYEDETDSD
- the LOC121316970 gene encoding transmembrane protein 181-like isoform X3 — translated: MIDITGPKIIDKSTFSGSKLSILSNTSKTGPFQLTSPALSTYNQQLWLTCQIELIQVDDMDFHKEFDMSVEIKGIIQNASVMHIRDNVYNRSRLLHCGANCEEIIVVHLGYLNYTRYQINVNLAKLQTMKYEIKEVYFTWKMYNPSFSQVEIWFRFVFVVFTFMVTCLFAHSLRKFSMRDWGIEQKWMSILLPLLLLYNDPFFPLSFLMNSWFPGMLDDLFQAVFLCALLLFWLCVYHGFRVQGERKCLTFYMPKLFIVGLLWLSAVTLGIWQTVNELHDPTYQFKVDTGNFQGMKVFFLIVVSLYILYLIFLIVRACSELKNMPYIDLRLKFLTALTFVVLVISIAILYLRFGAKVLQDNFVSELSTNYQNSAEFLSFYGLLNFYLYTLAFVYSPSKNALYNSQLKDNPAFSMLNDSDDEVIYGSDYEEMPLQNGRAVKASTKYEDETDSD
- the LOC121316970 gene encoding transmembrane protein 181-like isoform X2, which encodes MDRLAPMRLYTLSKRHFVLVFVIFFICFGITVFIGIAGPKIIDKSTFSGSKLSILSNTSKTGPFQLTSPALSTYNQQLWLTCQIELIQVDDMDFHKEFDMSVEIKGIIQNASVMHIRDNVYNRSRLLHCGANCEEIIVVHLGYLNYTRYQINVNLAKLQTMKYEIKEVYFTWKMYNPSFSQVEIWFRFVFVVFTFMVTCLFAHSLRKFSMRDWGIEQKWMSILLPLLLLYNDPFFPLSFLMNSWFPGMLDDLFQAVFLCALLLFWLCVYHGFRVQGERKCLTFYMPKLFIVGLLWLSAVTLGIWQTVNELHDPTYQFKVDTGNFQGMKVFFLIVVSLYILYLIFLIVRACSELKNMPYIDLRLKFLTALTFVVLVISIAILYLRFGAKVLQDNFVSELSTNYQNSAEFLSFYGLLNFYLYTLAFVYSPSKNALYNSQLKDNPAFSMLNDSDDEVIYGSDYEEMPLQNGRAVKASTKYEDETDSD